From a region of the Trichocoleus sp. genome:
- the rpmF gene encoding 50S ribosomal protein L32 — protein MAVPKKKTSKSKRDKRKATWKNKAAVAAQKALSLGKSVLTGRSASFIYPQKEEEEE, from the coding sequence ATGGCAGTTCCTAAGAAGAAAACCTCCAAATCTAAGCGCGACAAGCGCAAGGCGACCTGGAAAAATAAAGCAGCAGTTGCCGCTCAAAAGGCACTGTCTCTAGGCAAATCTGTGCTAACAGGTCGTTCAGCAAGCTTCATCTATCCGCAAAAAGAGGAAGAAGAAGAGTAA
- a CDS encoding sulfite oxidase-like oxidoreductase, translating to MSKFFHKPNPDQQERVPPGQHLASGFPVLTYGQTPIVSTETWEFKVWGLATPQTFSWQDFMAMPQSDFTADFHCVTTWSKLDVKWRGVKVADFMRSVEVDPKAVHLIEHCYGGYTTNIAIEDFLREENFFAHTLFDEPLPPEHGGPMRFVVPHLYAWKSAKWINGLEFLERVELGFWERNGYHQRGEPWAEERYS from the coding sequence ATGAGCAAATTTTTTCACAAACCTAATCCAGACCAACAAGAGCGCGTCCCGCCGGGGCAACATCTCGCCAGCGGATTTCCAGTTCTGACTTATGGACAAACACCGATCGTCTCCACTGAAACCTGGGAGTTTAAGGTCTGGGGTTTAGCTACACCTCAAACTTTTTCCTGGCAAGACTTTATGGCAATGCCACAGAGCGATTTCACAGCAGACTTTCACTGTGTCACCACTTGGTCAAAGCTAGATGTAAAGTGGCGAGGAGTCAAAGTTGCAGACTTTATGCGATCGGTAGAAGTTGATCCTAAAGCAGTTCATCTGATTGAACACTGCTACGGCGGCTACACCACAAACATTGCAATAGAAGACTTTCTGCGGGAAGAAAACTTCTTTGCTCATACTCTCTTTGACGAACCCCTTCCACCTGAACATGGTGGACCGATGCGCTTCGTTGTGCCGCATCTCTATGCCTGGAAGAGTGCGAAGTGGATCAACGGGCTAGAATTTCTCGAGCGGGTTGAACTAGGCTTTTGGGAACGTAACGGCTACCATCAGCGGGGTGAACCTTGGGCAGAAGAACGATATAGCTGA
- the plsY gene encoding glycerol-3-phosphate 1-O-acyltransferase PlsY — MPNILCSLLVNDDQFTHPQILYFLSCVLIKHKAFFARNDAVNWSGKLGGMGIMGLWIGCSLLVLVIAYLFGSIPTGYLAGRLLKGIDIREHGSKSTGATNVLRTLGKVPAIGVLLIDVLKGVAAISFSRWFLTQPNIEQLVPASVNATSWLNWMITLAAMAALLGHSRSIWIQFTGGKSVATGLGILLAMSWQIGLGALFGFGITLAIFRIVSLGSIVAALTGMVLMIILGYPLPYQLLVIVGGLFVIWRHQANIQRLFAGTEPRIGQKSQRLQG; from the coding sequence GTGCCAAACATCTTGTGCTCATTGCTCGTCAACGATGACCAATTTACCCATCCCCAAATTCTCTATTTTTTGTCTTGTGTCCTGATAAAGCACAAGGCTTTTTTTGCGCGAAATGACGCTGTAAACTGGAGTGGCAAGTTGGGAGGGATGGGCATCATGGGGCTTTGGATTGGCTGCAGTCTGCTTGTACTGGTAATTGCCTATTTGTTTGGCTCAATTCCAACCGGATATTTGGCAGGACGGTTGCTGAAAGGCATTGATATTCGGGAGCATGGGTCGAAATCAACTGGCGCAACAAACGTATTGCGAACCCTTGGCAAAGTCCCAGCGATCGGCGTGCTGTTAATTGATGTGTTGAAAGGCGTTGCCGCAATTAGCTTTTCGCGCTGGTTTTTAACTCAGCCTAATATTGAGCAACTGGTTCCAGCAAGTGTAAATGCGACAAGTTGGCTGAACTGGATGATTACTCTGGCGGCAATGGCAGCCCTGCTGGGTCACAGTCGATCGATTTGGATTCAGTTTACAGGCGGAAAGTCGGTGGCAACAGGGTTAGGAATTTTGTTGGCGATGTCCTGGCAAATTGGTTTAGGGGCGCTGTTTGGCTTCGGCATAACGCTGGCAATTTTCCGCATCGTATCGCTTGGCTCGATTGTTGCAGCGCTAACAGGCATGGTTTTAATGATCATTTTGGGCTATCCGTTGCCCTATCAACTTTTGGTAATTGTAGGCGGTCTATTTGTGATTTGGCGACATCAAGCGAATATTCAGCGACTGTTTGCAGGTACAGAGCCTCGGATTGGGCAAAAATCCCAGCGGCTCCAAGGCTAA
- the purS gene encoding phosphoribosylformylglycinamidine synthase subunit PurS, producing the protein MSQTYHAEIYVTLRPSVLDPAGTAVQSGLKHMGYDNVEQVRIGKYVEVTLKADNESSAREQLDRICDQLLANPVIENYRFELKVAAEV; encoded by the coding sequence GTGAGCCAAACCTATCACGCCGAAATTTATGTAACGCTGCGTCCCTCTGTGCTTGATCCGGCAGGAACAGCCGTGCAGTCTGGTTTGAAGCACATGGGATACGACAATGTAGAGCAGGTCAGAATTGGCAAATATGTCGAGGTGACGCTCAAAGCCGACAACGAATCATCAGCGCGTGAACAACTCGATCGCATTTGTGATCAGCTTTTGGCGAATCCGGTGATTGAAAACTATCGGTTTGAATTGAAGGTCGCGGCAGAAGTTTAG
- a CDS encoding Fur family transcriptional regulator: MKSHRTRSQDRILDLLKALNRAVSAQDIYLELRNRNQSIGLATVYRSLEALKLEGVVQVRTLANGESLYSTVQEDRHHLTCLQCGASIPINECPVHELENQLHQSYQFKIFYHTLEFFGLCTVCQLPQVQEG, encoded by the coding sequence ATGAAATCTCACCGCACCCGCAGCCAGGATAGAATTCTCGATTTGCTGAAAGCGCTGAATCGGGCAGTATCAGCTCAGGATATTTATCTGGAACTGCGAAACCGCAATCAAAGTATTGGGTTGGCAACCGTGTATCGATCGTTGGAAGCTCTGAAGCTAGAAGGTGTGGTGCAGGTGCGAACCCTGGCGAATGGCGAATCTCTCTACAGCACTGTCCAGGAAGATCGCCATCATCTCACTTGTCTTCAGTGCGGTGCATCAATTCCGATCAACGAGTGCCCCGTTCACGAACTCGAAAACCAGCTTCACCAGTCCTATCAGTTCAAAATCTTCTATCACACGCTAGAGTTCTTTGGGCTTTGTACAGTCTGTCAGCTTCCTCAGGTGCAGGAAGGATGA
- the thiL gene encoding thiamine-phosphate kinase, whose protein sequence is MNELRLQDIGEQGLLQKLHRYCLAGVVGDDAALLQVAANHLLVVTTDTLVDGVHFSDRTTSPADAGWRAVAANLSDLAAMGAEPLGITVGLTLPGEMPIAWVEQLYEGMTGCLQPWHTPIVGGDICRSAVVSVAISAFGQVRPDRVIRRSTAQPGDAIVITGYHGASRAGLELLLNPKLGQNLSAADRAYLIQAHQRPNPRLDVVSRLHSLTSASACPIISGMDSSDGLADAVVQICHASQVGAVLERRQIPVPPGFQNLVSDLQSIDWILYGGEDFELVLCLSPLLAQTLVSELGEGAAIVGTITADPIVILRDSTGHYPDETLTLQKGFQHF, encoded by the coding sequence ATGAACGAACTTCGCTTGCAAGACATTGGCGAACAAGGGCTTCTGCAAAAACTTCATCGCTACTGCCTTGCGGGAGTGGTTGGGGATGATGCTGCGTTGCTTCAGGTTGCCGCTAACCATTTGCTTGTAGTGACAACTGACACGCTCGTTGATGGGGTTCATTTCAGCGATCGAACCACTTCTCCTGCCGATGCAGGCTGGCGAGCTGTTGCTGCAAACTTATCAGATCTCGCTGCGATGGGAGCAGAACCCCTGGGAATCACGGTCGGCTTGACCTTACCAGGAGAAATGCCGATCGCCTGGGTCGAGCAACTCTATGAGGGCATGACTGGCTGCCTCCAACCCTGGCACACCCCGATCGTTGGAGGGGATATCTGCCGTTCTGCGGTGGTGAGCGTCGCAATTTCTGCCTTTGGGCAAGTTCGACCCGATCGCGTGATTCGTCGCTCCACTGCCCAACCTGGGGATGCCATTGTGATCACCGGATACCACGGAGCTTCAAGAGCCGGGCTAGAATTGTTGCTCAACCCCAAACTGGGGCAGAACTTGAGCGCAGCCGATCGGGCTTACCTGATCCAGGCTCATCAACGTCCCAATCCTCGCTTAGATGTTGTTTCTCGCCTCCATTCCCTCACTTCAGCCAGTGCTTGCCCGATCATCAGCGGCATGGATAGTAGCGATGGTTTAGCGGATGCTGTCGTTCAAATTTGCCATGCTAGTCAAGTGGGTGCAGTATTAGAGCGTCGTCAGATCCCTGTCCCTCCTGGCTTCCAGAACCTTGTATCTGACCTGCAATCGATAGATTGGATACTCTACGGTGGCGAAGATTTTGAACTGGTGCTCTGCCTTTCTCCCCTGCTGGCTCAAACCCTGGTGAGTGAATTGGGCGAAGGAGCCGCGATCGTCGGCACGATTACTGCTGATCCGATCGTGATATTACGGGACAGCACAGGACATTATCCTGACGAAACACTAACGCTACAAAAAGGGTTTCAGCATTTTTAG
- a CDS encoding peptidylprolyl isomerase, which translates to MTRTLANSDSTIAHSTVLRACRQLLTQVGHWFRTGVLALLLASLLWGGGAIGWSRSANALPPGNAITDGKALLRYALPIDNQPVRDLQVSIESMSEALRGRRKVNAVNRNVDSAERVLTRKRDSLLASVPDDRKPKAEAVLNQLQAGLTEMRSAVEVQDKEAIWQKRSQLLDQVGQLEELMVNKFPFEIPEEYSNLPQLKGRAAVEVKTTKGDMTLVVDGYNAPVTGGNFIDLVQRGFYDGLEFTRAEDFYVAQIGDPPGKEEGFIDPKTGKYRAVPLEIMVKGDAKPTYGITLEDAGRYLDQPVLPFSSYGTLGMARPGDDANGGSSQFFFFLFEPELTPAGLNLLDGRYAVFGYVTENKEVLGEIKPGDKIISAKVVKGLENLVEPEAA; encoded by the coding sequence ATGACTAGAACGCTTGCAAATTCAGATTCGACAATCGCACATTCTACTGTGTTGAGGGCTTGTCGTCAGTTATTGACCCAGGTAGGGCACTGGTTTAGAACAGGAGTTCTAGCTTTGCTGCTGGCGAGTTTGCTTTGGGGAGGTGGGGCGATCGGATGGAGCCGCTCGGCAAATGCCCTGCCGCCAGGAAACGCGATTACAGATGGTAAGGCATTACTGCGCTATGCGCTGCCGATCGATAATCAGCCAGTGCGCGATCTTCAGGTCAGCATTGAAAGTATGTCGGAGGCTCTGCGAGGTCGCCGGAAAGTTAATGCTGTGAACCGCAACGTGGACAGTGCTGAGCGAGTTCTGACCCGGAAGCGAGACAGCCTGCTGGCAAGCGTACCAGACGATCGGAAACCCAAAGCAGAAGCGGTGCTCAACCAACTTCAGGCAGGGTTGACTGAAATGCGATCGGCGGTTGAGGTGCAAGATAAAGAGGCAATTTGGCAAAAACGATCGCAGTTGCTCGATCAGGTGGGACAGCTTGAAGAACTGATGGTGAACAAGTTCCCGTTTGAAATTCCTGAAGAATATAGCAATCTGCCTCAACTCAAAGGACGTGCCGCAGTCGAAGTCAAAACCACGAAAGGCGATATGACGCTAGTGGTCGATGGCTATAATGCACCTGTCACCGGCGGAAACTTTATCGATCTGGTGCAGCGTGGCTTCTACGATGGGCTAGAGTTTACTCGTGCCGAAGACTTTTATGTGGCTCAAATTGGTGATCCGCCGGGAAAAGAAGAAGGGTTTATTGATCCTAAAACCGGAAAATATCGGGCGGTGCCGCTGGAAATTATGGTCAAAGGCGACGCCAAACCCACCTATGGCATCACGTTGGAAGATGCAGGACGCTATCTTGATCAGCCTGTGCTGCCCTTCTCTTCTTATGGAACGCTCGGCATGGCTCGTCCAGGCGATGATGCAAATGGTGGTTCTTCCCAGTTTTTCTTCTTCCTGTTTGAACCAGAGCTAACGCCTGCCGGACTCAATCTGCTGGATGGTCGCTATGCTGTGTTTGGCTACGTCACAGAAAACAAAGAGGTTTTGGGTGAAATCAAGCCCGGTGACAAAATCATCTCTGCCAAAGTTGTGAAGGGGCTAGAGAACTTAGTCGAGCCAGAAGCAGCCTAA
- the efp gene encoding elongation factor P, producing the protein MISSNDFRPGVSIVLDGSVWRVVEFLHVKPGKGSAFVRTKLKNVQNGNVVERTFRAGETVPQAVIEKSTMQHTYKDGDDYVFMDMETYEEGRLSAQQIGDRVKYLKEGMEVNVVRWDTQVLEVELPNSVVLEVVQADPGVKGDTATGGTKPAIVETGAQIMVPLFISTGERIKIDTRNDTYLGRE; encoded by the coding sequence ATGATTTCCAGTAATGACTTTCGTCCCGGTGTCAGCATTGTGCTCGACGGATCAGTATGGCGGGTAGTGGAGTTCCTTCATGTCAAGCCAGGGAAAGGATCTGCCTTCGTCCGTACAAAGCTGAAGAATGTGCAGAATGGCAACGTTGTTGAGCGAACCTTCCGGGCAGGTGAAACCGTTCCCCAAGCTGTAATCGAAAAAAGCACGATGCAGCATACCTATAAGGATGGGGATGATTACGTATTTATGGACATGGAGACCTATGAAGAGGGTCGTCTGAGTGCCCAACAAATTGGCGATCGCGTTAAATACCTCAAAGAAGGGATGGAGGTTAACGTCGTCCGATGGGATACCCAGGTGCTAGAGGTGGAACTGCCAAACTCGGTTGTACTGGAAGTGGTTCAGGCTGATCCAGGCGTCAAGGGAGATACGGCAACGGGTGGTACAAAGCCTGCGATCGTTGAGACAGGCGCACAAATTATGGTTCCCCTGTTTATCTCGACAGGTGAGCGCATCAAGATCGATACGCGGAACGATACTTACCTCGGACGCGAATAA
- the accB gene encoding acetyl-CoA carboxylase biotin carboxyl carrier protein: MELNFTELRELLTVINQTDIAEFKLKSGDFELVVRKGTQAGEAAPAADTSVRVEAPPALAPMPSLPSATVPQITMQTPPPTSRSTEKLIEIISPMVGTFYRSPAPDEPPFVDVGDRIRTGQAVCIIEAMKLMNELEAEVSGEIAEILVQNGQPVEFGQVLMRVNPD, translated from the coding sequence GTGGAACTCAACTTTACCGAACTCCGCGAACTCCTGACCGTCATCAATCAGACAGATATCGCAGAGTTTAAGCTAAAGAGTGGTGATTTTGAACTGGTGGTTCGGAAGGGAACGCAGGCAGGCGAAGCAGCTCCAGCAGCGGATACTTCAGTGCGGGTCGAAGCGCCTCCTGCACTGGCTCCCATGCCCTCCCTCCCCAGTGCCACAGTTCCTCAGATCACGATGCAGACGCCGCCCCCCACTTCTCGATCGACTGAAAAGCTGATCGAAATCATTTCGCCCATGGTCGGCACTTTCTACCGTTCTCCCGCCCCCGATGAACCACCTTTCGTTGATGTAGGCGATCGCATCCGAACTGGACAGGCTGTCTGCATCATTGAAGCCATGAAGCTGATGAACGAACTAGAAGCCGAAGTCTCCGGCGAGATTGCCGAAATTTTGGTGCAGAACGGTCAACCTGTGGAGTTTGGTCAGGTTTTGATGCGGGTAAACCCCGATTAG